ATCAGGGCAATCAGCAGGAGTATGGAAAGAAGGACCAGTAACAAGGGTGATAGCATCGGGCTGTGGAATTTTATGAGTTGAAGATAACAAAGCCCGGTAATAAATACCATAAAAAAAGCAGCTCCCCGGATGGAGAGCTGCTGAAAAGGATATCGGAAGCGGAAGTGAGTGACACAACGGCGGCCGGGTCAGAGAACCGGGGCCGGCGCTATCATCATTAATCTTCCTTGGTTTGTTCCTTGATCTTCTGCACGGTTTGCAGGATGTGGCTGGCCTGTTTGCTGAGCTCGTTGCGGAGCTCGCCGGATGAAGCGGCGGCTTTCTCCTGCTTTTTCTTCGCGATGGGCTGCATCAGGTTCATGATGTAGTTGTTCACCCAGTTGTTATTGAAGGAGGTGATGGCATCGGTCACGTCGTCCACGCCTTTGGTGACCAGAGCGGTATTGTCGATCTGGCCGAGGATGCCCAGGTAGAGGATGGCGGCGCCGATTTTATCCTGCCCGGTGCTGTTGGCGAGGTTGGTGGCGAAGTAGGGCACATCCGCTTCGCTGCCGTTCTGGGCGTATACGTTGGCGATCGCGGTACCGAGGGCGCCACGGGCGTCTTTCTCCATGGATTTGGCGAGCGGGTATGCCTTTTTCAGGTCGAGGTCGGCGAGGCCCACGAGTCCGGCGCCTTCCACGAGGTAGGAGCGGTCTTTCAGTGCGGCTTCAAACAGCGCTACGTACTGCGGATCCTTCAGTTTGCTGATCTGCTTGAGGGAAGCGGCGCGCACCGGCGCTGCGGGATCGTTCTTCGCGAGATCGAGCAAAATGGGCAGGGCGGCGGTTTTTACGTCGTTGTTATCCATTTTGAGGCCAGCGATGGCGATGGCGCGGAGGCCTTCGAACTTGTCTTTCAGTGCAGCGATCACTGTGGCGCGGGCATCCGCGTTGCCAGTCTGCTGTTTCAGGCACTCTTCGATAGCCTCGCGGCGGTCGCGGTAGGTAGGCGCGTTTTTATATTGGAAAACGTAAGTGGCCAGGTTACGGCGGTCAGTTTTTTCGAGAATGAGGATCTTGTCGCCGTCCACATTCACGAAATCAGGCTTTCCGTTTACGGGGAAGCTGAAATGGCTCGTCTTCTCCGTAATGCGCACTTTGTGGCGGGTCTTTTTGCCGCCTTCGTACACGTCGATCGCGATGGGGAGGTCGAAGATCTTCTCGCCCTTCTGCTCGATCGTTACACCGGCGAATCCGGGCTTGCTATAGTCGTAGGCGATATCCAGCGTAGGATATCCCTTGCCGAAGTACCATTGGTTGAAGAACCAGTTCAGGTCCTGCCCGGTCACTTCTTCCGCGGCGAGGCGGAAGTGGTGGGATTCCGTGGCTTTGAAGGCGTTGGTTTTCAGGTAGAGGTTCATGGATTTGAAGAAGGCTTCGTCGCCCAGGTAGTTGCGCAGCATATGCAGGATGCGGCCGCCTTTTTGGTAAGTGATGGCGTCGAACATATCCTCCTGGCTGTGGTAATGGAAGCGTACCAGGTGATGGTCGCCGCGGTACTGGGCGGATTCCATGTAATTGTGCATGGAATTGTAGCCGTGTTCATCCGCCGCGTCTTTACCGAACTTGTGTTCGAACCAGAGGTATTCGCTGTAGTCGGCGAAAGATTCGTTCATGGTAAGGTTGCTCCAGGACTCGCAGGTGGCGAGGTCGCCGAACCAGTGGTGGAACAGCTCGTGTGCAATGACGGACTCGCCGAGGCGCTCGTCGTCGTCGAGCAGCTCGCGGTCGGTTTTTTGCACGAAATCACCGAAAATGGAGGCGGTGGTATTTTCCATGGCGCCGGAAACGTAGTCGCGCACCACGATCTGGCTGTATTTCACCCAGGGGTAGTCGTAGCCGAGCATTTTGGAGAAGAAGGTCATCATTTCGGGCGTATTGCCGAAGATGGCTTTTGCGTGGGGGCCATACTCCTTTTCCACGTAATAGTTTACTTCTTTACCGCGCCAGCTGTCTTTCACCACGGCAAATTCGCCCACGGCCATCATAAAGAGGTAAGGGGCGTGGGGGAGCTCCATGCGCCAGGTGTCGGTACGGGTACCGTTGGCATTGGCTTTTTGGCTGATCAGCTTGCCGTTGGAGAGGGTGACGTACTTTTTGTCGACCGTCATGGAGATCTCGGAGGTGGTGCGCTGGTTGGTTTTGTCGATGGTGGGGAACCATACCGAGGAGGCTTCCGTTTCGCCCTGGGTCCAGATCTGGATTGGTTTTTTGGGATCTGTGCCGTCGGGGTTGATGAAATAGAGGCCTTTGGCGTCGGTGATGGCCGCGCTGCCTTCGGCTTTCCATTCGTCTGGCTTAGCGGTATAATCTACATATACAATATAGGAATCGTTGCTGCTGTAAGTTTTGTTGAGTTTGACGCGGATGGTTTTCCCGTCGTATTCGTACTGGAGGGGTGTGGTGCGCGCGGCTTTCAGGAGGCCGTCTGACGGGAATTTGGCCACGGTGGCGCCGGCGGTCTGAACGAGGGAAACGGTGCGGATGTCCATGCCTTTGGCGTCGAGCGTAAGGCTGTCGGTGGGATAAAAGTGGGGTTTGAGGGTGATCCAGGCCTTGCCGATGAGTTGTCGTTTGGCGTAATCAAAGCGCACATCGAGCTTGGTGTGGACTACATTGTTGATTTTGGTGGGGGATGCCCGGTAAATGTTGAGTAGCGGATCTTCTTTGCTTTCCGCTGTTTGCGAGAAAACAGGGGAGCAGAGGCCCAGCATGGTGATTCCGGCTAACAGGAGAGCCGGAACTTTTTTAGATGATAAATACATGCAAAACGATTTGTTCAAAAATAAGCGCCCTCCCGGAGGGCAGGGGTCAAATTTAAACAAATGGCCCAAAAACGACGCAAGCGGTTAAAATTGTTATTTTTGTACAGATAGGACATGATTTTTATATGATCAAAGCTACTGTGAACGGCCGCAAGCCGTATGAAATAAATCCTTCGGGCGCCAGCGGCACTCCGGAGTGCGACGGGAAGCCCGTTGCCTGGAGTGCGGAACCCTTGCCTTCCGGCGGTTTCAGCATTCTTATGGACGGGAAAAGCTTCGTGGCCGAAGTGGTCGGGACCGACCGGGCCGAGAAGACCGTGACCCTCCGGATCGGGCAATCGGTGTATGAAGTGGGGCTTGAGGGGCCGATGGACCGTCTTCTTGCCTCCATGGGCCTCAGCGAGGCGGCAACCCGGAAAGTGAACGATATAAAGGCGCCCATGCCCGGCATGGTGCTGAAAATACTCGTGGAACCCGGGCAGGCTATCCGGAAAGGGGACCCCGTGCTCATCCTGGAAGCCATGAAAATGGAGAACGTATTCAAATCCACGGCGGACGCCGTTGTGAAAGAAATCAGGGTTACTGAGCGGAAAGCCGTTGAAAAAGGCGAAGTGCTCATTGTGCTGGAATAATATTTGTATCAGACATCATTATGCATTCAATCAAACTAAAACTGTTGTATCTGGCGTGCAGCCTGTTAATCGCCACAGGTCTTGCTGCGCAGGATGCGTCGTATTTCGTATATATTCAGCACGAGAAGCACCAGCCCTTTTACGTGAAACTGGACGGCGGCAAGCTGTTGAGCTCCTCCGTGAAAGGGTATCTCATCCTTCCCCGGATGGAGCCCGGCAAGTGGCCCGTGACGATCGGCTTCCCGAAAGGCGGAGCCCCCGAACAGCAATTCACCATCCGCCTCGTCGGCGGCCGCGATTATGGCTACCTGCTGAAGAATACCGAAGACCAGGACTGGGCCCTGTACGACCTGCAGACGTTCGCCTCCCTGAAGTCCTCCGGGGCCGGGGGCGCCCAACCCGCGGAAAAAACCTCTGAAGGGGAAGCGGTAGCGGTAACACGCATTTCCAGCGAAAGTGCAACGGCGGAACAAAAAGAACTAATCAATAACGTGCAGGCCGATGTGGAGGCCGCCCTGGCAAAGAAAGCCGCGGAAAAACCCGCGGAAGAAAAAGCTGCCGGAGAACAGGCGCCGGAAGAGAAACCCCTGGCCGAGGAAGCGCCCAAGGCTGAAATGCCCGCGGATACTACACCGGTAGTGGCTAAAACCGAACAAGCAGCACCCAAAAAGAAAAATAGCTTCGCCGAGTCGTTGGACAAGATCGTGACAGACGACCGTCCCGCAGATATGGATTTACCGAAACCTAAGCCCGCAGCGGTAACCGAGGCGCCTGTTGATATATCTCAACCCGTTGCCGAAACCGAAAAGCCCAAAAAGCGC
Above is a genomic segment from Chitinophaga pollutisoli containing:
- a CDS encoding biotin/lipoyl-containing protein, whose product is MIKATVNGRKPYEINPSGASGTPECDGKPVAWSAEPLPSGGFSILMDGKSFVAEVVGTDRAEKTVTLRIGQSVYEVGLEGPMDRLLASMGLSEAATRKVNDIKAPMPGMVLKILVEPGQAIRKGDPVLILEAMKMENVFKSTADAVVKEIRVTERKAVEKGEVLIVLE
- a CDS encoding M1 family aminopeptidase, which gives rise to MYLSSKKVPALLLAGITMLGLCSPVFSQTAESKEDPLLNIYRASPTKINNVVHTKLDVRFDYAKRQLIGKAWITLKPHFYPTDSLTLDAKGMDIRTVSLVQTAGATVAKFPSDGLLKAARTTPLQYEYDGKTIRVKLNKTYSSNDSYIVYVDYTAKPDEWKAEGSAAITDAKGLYFINPDGTDPKKPIQIWTQGETEASSVWFPTIDKTNQRTTSEISMTVDKKYVTLSNGKLISQKANANGTRTDTWRMELPHAPYLFMMAVGEFAVVKDSWRGKEVNYYVEKEYGPHAKAIFGNTPEMMTFFSKMLGYDYPWVKYSQIVVRDYVSGAMENTTASIFGDFVQKTDRELLDDDERLGESVIAHELFHHWFGDLATCESWSNLTMNESFADYSEYLWFEHKFGKDAADEHGYNSMHNYMESAQYRGDHHLVRFHYHSQEDMFDAITYQKGGRILHMLRNYLGDEAFFKSMNLYLKTNAFKATESHHFRLAAEEVTGQDLNWFFNQWYFGKGYPTLDIAYDYSKPGFAGVTIEQKGEKIFDLPIAIDVYEGGKKTRHKVRITEKTSHFSFPVNGKPDFVNVDGDKILILEKTDRRNLATYVFQYKNAPTYRDRREAIEECLKQQTGNADARATVIAALKDKFEGLRAIAIAGLKMDNNDVKTAALPILLDLAKNDPAAPVRAASLKQISKLKDPQYVALFEAALKDRSYLVEGAGLVGLADLDLKKAYPLAKSMEKDARGALGTAIANVYAQNGSEADVPYFATNLANSTGQDKIGAAILYLGILGQIDNTALVTKGVDDVTDAITSFNNNWVNNYIMNLMQPIAKKKQEKAAASSGELRNELSKQASHILQTVQKIKEQTKED
- a CDS encoding DUF4476 domain-containing protein, coding for MHSIKLKLLYLACSLLIATGLAAQDASYFVYIQHEKHQPFYVKLDGGKLLSSSVKGYLILPRMEPGKWPVTIGFPKGGAPEQQFTIRLVGGRDYGYLLKNTEDQDWALYDLQTFASLKSSGAGGAQPAEKTSEGEAVAVTRISSESATAEQKELINNVQADVEAALAKKAAEKPAEEKAAGEQAPEEKPLAEEAPKAEMPADTTPVVAKTEQAAPKKKNSFAESLDKIVTDDRPADMDLPKPKPAAVTEAPVDISQPVAETEKPKKRKKGQREPLTEEEKALLSGVLEDEKRAAADEALKEAEAAPAAEEAVKEQAPAEEKAPEEKPRKAKKKKDGPEPEFIDFGNTPATTPASTAPVTAPAEVIPSEKDEETDAKAAREARRQQRKAEREAADREALARDSVANEGWHEAAPEAKPKKSEEKKSDLKMVNSDCQKVLETDAFRKLLRTMNSRKTDEDMVDAFRKGTRNTCVSTDQVRALTQLISGDENRYQLMDAAYARTYDSDNFAKLADLLTDDYYKKRFNAMLKR